One region of Rhodocaloribacter litoris genomic DNA includes:
- a CDS encoding type II toxin-antitoxin system Phd/YefM family antitoxin — protein sequence MSQIEIDQAKSRLEELIEQAARGEEIVITRNDRPVARLLAVVPGRRREFGSAKGKIWMSEDFDEPLEDFRDYM from the coding sequence ATGTCACAGATCGAAATCGATCAGGCCAAAAGCCGCCTTGAGGAGCTCATAGAACAGGCCGCACGCGGCGAAGAAATCGTAATCACCAGAAATGACCGGCCCGTTGCCCGGCTGCTGGCCGTTGTGCCGGGGCGACGTCGTGAATTCGGCAGTGCAAAAGGGAAAATCTGGATGAGCGAGGATTTCGATGAGCCCCTTGAGGACTTCCGGGATTACATGTGA
- a CDS encoding PfkB family carbohydrate kinase, translating into MSPITILEFAPAADEIWGLEHDPHAGYAARDPDAGTLTFHDIPRHDTKMRPLLRGLYAGGKATNVARVLDRLLDARDGSAPTVSLTTFLARSGPGDDDLTPGAAFVRALQRQEMRRITLAYEPLPPRDGLVADRRCIHLVDERTGTDLLNFSPRLVWSDAEARHVLRTLRRQPPEGLVVLAGSVPLGVPGLYPDVLRTLRTVTPTTRIAADIDVPSLIRCLEAGLAPDYVSMNRREFEQIDPSRWEGFRGILHVHDRSGAWVWQAVPPPGSPSARIDIAPLAAALGPATGPTLGAGDAAHAGFLLGLTTGRNLAAALRLGQAVAAATVRHAAGTRGFDLALVRQAETILESA; encoded by the coding sequence GTGTCCCCGATCACGATCCTCGAGTTCGCCCCCGCCGCCGACGAGATCTGGGGGCTCGAGCACGACCCCCATGCCGGCTATGCCGCCCGCGACCCGGACGCCGGCACCCTCACCTTTCACGACATCCCCCGGCACGACACCAAGATGCGGCCCCTCCTGCGGGGCCTCTATGCCGGCGGCAAGGCCACCAACGTGGCCCGCGTCCTCGACCGCCTCCTCGATGCCCGGGACGGTTCGGCACCGACCGTATCGCTGACCACCTTCCTCGCGCGGAGCGGGCCCGGCGACGACGACCTCACCCCGGGCGCGGCGTTCGTCCGGGCCCTGCAACGGCAGGAGATGCGCCGGATCACGCTGGCCTACGAACCCCTCCCGCCCCGCGACGGCCTCGTCGCCGACCGCCGGTGCATCCACCTCGTCGACGAGCGCACCGGCACCGACCTGCTCAACTTCAGCCCCCGCCTCGTGTGGAGCGACGCCGAAGCGCGGCACGTCCTCCGCACGCTCCGGCGACAGCCGCCCGAGGGGCTCGTCGTGCTGGCGGGCTCGGTACCCCTCGGCGTCCCCGGCCTCTACCCCGACGTCCTCCGCACGCTCCGCACCGTCACCCCCACCACCCGCATCGCGGCCGACATCGACGTCCCTTCCCTCATCCGCTGCCTGGAAGCCGGGCTGGCGCCGGACTACGTCTCCATGAACCGCCGCGAGTTCGAGCAGATCGACCCGTCCCGCTGGGAAGGATTCCGCGGCATCCTCCACGTGCACGACCGCTCCGGCGCGTGGGTCTGGCAGGCGGTCCCGCCCCCCGGCTCGCCGTCGGCACGCATCGATATCGCACCGCTCGCCGCTGCCCTTGGCCCCGCCACCGGCCCCACCCTCGGCGCGGGCGATGCGGCCCACGCCGGCTTCCTCCTCGGCCTCACCACCGGACGCAACCTCGCCGCCGCCCTCCGGCTCGGCCAGGCCGTCGCCGCCGCCACCGTGCGCCACGCCGCCGGCACCCGGGGGTTCGACCTGGCGCTCGTCCGGCAGGCCGAGACCATCCTGGAGTCGGCCTAG
- a CDS encoding inositol monophosphatase family protein: MEAGEALDVAVRLVRQGGMIARDMIRRVDVHAVKARGDLVTAADLRVEAHILDHLRRLFPDHGFFSEEKGGERTEAPYVWVLDPIDGTKHYVRGNPMYAVSLALTAGGETVAGAVYLPEMEQLYAAARGQGATVNGRPIRCSTEARLAEAIPCVEIPSRHMDGPDQARAFDRLQRLIRHTQRVRIFGVSSIGLCLTAAGSFDVYVNLGSGWQPHDVAAARLILTEAGGRYHAEGQHLIAGPPALCEQVERVLG; this comes from the coding sequence ATGGAGGCAGGCGAAGCGCTCGACGTGGCCGTGCGGCTCGTCCGGCAGGGTGGCATGATCGCGCGCGACATGATCCGCCGCGTGGACGTGCACGCCGTCAAGGCCCGGGGCGACCTGGTCACGGCCGCCGACCTGCGCGTGGAGGCCCACATCCTCGACCACCTGCGCCGGCTCTTCCCCGACCACGGCTTTTTCTCCGAGGAGAAGGGCGGGGAGCGCACGGAGGCGCCGTACGTGTGGGTGCTCGACCCCATCGACGGGACGAAACACTACGTGCGCGGCAACCCGATGTACGCCGTCTCGCTGGCGCTGACGGCCGGCGGCGAAACGGTGGCCGGGGCGGTCTACCTGCCCGAGATGGAGCAGCTCTACGCGGCGGCGCGGGGGCAGGGGGCCACGGTCAACGGGCGGCCCATCCGGTGCTCGACCGAGGCCCGGCTCGCCGAGGCCATCCCCTGCGTCGAGATCCCGAGCCGGCACATGGATGGCCCGGATCAGGCGCGCGCCTTCGACCGGCTCCAGCGCCTGATCCGGCACACCCAGCGCGTGCGCATCTTCGGCGTCAGCTCCATCGGCCTGTGCCTGACGGCCGCCGGCAGCTTCGACGTGTACGTCAACCTGGGCAGCGGCTGGCAGCCGCACGACGTGGCCGCCGCCCGCCTCATCCTGACCGAGGCCGGCGGCCGCTACCACGCCGAGGGCCAGCACCTCATCGCCGGCCCGCCGGCCCTCTGCGAGCAGGTGGAGCGGGTGCTGGGGTGA
- a CDS encoding type II toxin-antitoxin system VapC family toxin, with translation MRLLLDTHSFLWFIGGDERLSARAREVIADIENEAYLSVASLWEMAIKINLGKLRLPRPFGVFVPEQIMLNEIKILHVELPHISRYIELPLYHRDPFDRLLAAQAYVEGMTVVSKDEVFARYEVDLLW, from the coding sequence ATGCGGCTCTTGCTCGACACGCATAGCTTCCTCTGGTTTATCGGTGGCGACGAGCGGCTCTCGGCAAGGGCACGTGAGGTCATTGCCGATATCGAAAATGAAGCCTATCTGAGTGTGGCGAGTCTCTGGGAGATGGCGATCAAGATCAACCTGGGTAAGTTGAGGTTGCCTAGACCCTTCGGCGTGTTTGTTCCGGAGCAGATCATGCTCAATGAGATCAAGATCCTGCACGTCGAATTGCCGCATATATCAAGGTATATCGAGCTCCCATTGTACCATCGAGACCCCTTCGACCGGCTGCTGGCAGCGCAGGCTTACGTCGAGGGGATGACGGTGGTTAGCAAGGATGAAGTATTTGCCCGCTACGAGGTTGATCTTTTGTGGTGA
- the porQ gene encoding type IX secretion system protein PorQ, with the protein MRLRCLLLFLVVPLAATAQPGDVTGFSFLRLEPSARAAALGGSYAAVYGDDANALFYNPALLNEQMHGMLSLSYLNHLADLNAGFAAYSRHYEGLGTFGLGLRFLSWGRLDRADEHGERQGTFGASDVALTLGAARTYGERLRYGAGIHAVYSSIAAYNASALAVDLGVLYLLAEQNLTLSASVNNLGVTLSSLGTLTRDELPLDLRLGFTKRLRHLPLLITVMGYNLHDLGDGPENASAVSNVLRYLAFGGEFQFSEAFNLRFGYNHRRHEDLKLKSRLDLAGFGIGVGLKITRVRVDYAFNSWSSLGGLHQFTVRTRL; encoded by the coding sequence ATGCGCCTGCGTTGCCTGCTCCTTTTCCTCGTCGTGCCGCTTGCTGCGACGGCCCAGCCGGGCGACGTGACCGGCTTCTCGTTCCTCCGGCTCGAGCCCTCGGCCCGGGCGGCGGCCCTCGGCGGCTCCTACGCGGCCGTCTACGGCGACGACGCCAACGCCCTGTTCTACAACCCGGCCCTGCTCAACGAGCAGATGCACGGGATGCTCTCGCTCTCCTACCTGAACCACCTGGCCGACCTGAACGCCGGCTTCGCCGCCTACAGCCGGCACTACGAAGGGCTCGGCACCTTCGGGCTCGGCCTGCGCTTCCTCTCCTGGGGCCGCCTCGACCGGGCCGACGAGCATGGCGAGCGCCAGGGCACCTTCGGCGCCTCGGACGTGGCCCTCACCCTGGGCGCCGCCCGCACCTACGGCGAGCGCCTGCGCTATGGCGCCGGCATCCATGCCGTCTACAGCAGCATCGCCGCCTACAACGCCTCGGCCCTGGCGGTGGACCTCGGCGTGCTCTACCTCCTCGCCGAACAGAACCTGACGCTCAGCGCCTCGGTGAACAACCTGGGCGTGACGCTCTCCTCCCTGGGCACCCTGACCCGCGACGAACTGCCCCTCGACCTGCGCCTGGGCTTCACGAAGCGGCTGCGCCACCTGCCCCTGCTCATCACCGTGATGGGCTACAACCTCCACGACCTGGGCGACGGCCCCGAAAACGCCTCCGCCGTGAGCAATGTGCTGCGCTACCTCGCCTTCGGCGGCGAGTTTCAGTTCAGCGAGGCGTTCAACCTCCGCTTCGGCTACAACCACCGGCGGCACGAAGACCTCAAGCTGAAAAGCCGGCTGGACCTGGCCGGCTTCGGCATCGGCGTGGGTCTGAAGATCACCCGCGTCCGGGTCGATTACGCCTTCAACTCCTGGTCCTCGCTCGGCGGCCTGCACCAGTTCACCGTCCGCACCCGCCTCTGA
- the secA gene encoding preprotein translocase subunit SecA — MLNVIKKLFGDSNERKLRKLWPIVERINEEFEKLKDLSDEELRAKTDAFRQRIREAVADIEAEQEAIRRRLRGVVEVEHVGGNGQAPVPERLTPEERQELYDQLDELEEQWLETVEDVLEELLPEAFAVVKEACRRMVGKTWEAGGQTITWDMVPYDVQLLGGIVLHQGNIAEMKTGEGKTLVAVAPLYLNALVGRGAHLVTVNPYLAERDAEWMGPIYRFLGLTVDVIDRYEPHTPERKAAYRADVTYGTNNEFGFDYLRDNSFVIDPDQLMQRGHHYAIVDEVDSVLIDEARTPLIISGPVPQAETNRFEELKPAVEKLVYAQQRLVGSLVTEAERLLNEADRALEAGDNKRAKELEDDAGLALLRAWRGFPKNKKLRKLLTEPRFEQLRQKTEFFYLQDNAKNMPFVDEYLYFALDEKQRSIEMTEKGREYVSQAAGMDVNLFVLPDVGEEVARIERTYEEKLRALEESLAADESLSEEKRQNKLENDRRLLRKEMEEEKRQLYTTYAERAERLHAIEQLLRAYTMYEKDVEYIVQDGKVMIVDEHTGRVLPGRRYSEGLHQAIEAKEGVKVQAATQTYATITLQNYFRMYHKLAGMTGTAETEAEEFFKIYGMDVVVVPTNKPVARKDLDDLVFRTKREKYAAVIEKIKEYHKKGQPVLVGTTTVEVSETLSRLLQREGIRHNVLNARRDRAKEESLIVAEAGRKGAVTIATNMAGRGTDIKLGPGVRELGGLAIIGTERHESRRIDLQLRGRSGRQGDPGESQFYVSLDDDLMRLFGSDRVARVMDRLKLEEGAVITHPWVNKSIERAQKKVEQNNFAIRKRQLEYDDVLNAQRAVIYDRRMHALKGERLRGDLQDMLREVVQRIVGKHYDEGNLDEMREELLRTIALDFEIDREEFSRLGEDGVVERVYQAALDFYEHKRNMLAEPFYASMRQVMESDHENKPERVYVDFTDGKRLMRAVVRVEDALATRGQEINDALERVAMLSFIDMYWTEHLRNLDELKEGIGLRAFGQRDPLIEYKMEAFKLFTQLIENIDNEMVSFVFRAGPLVDGQAARRGQPTQQRRLDPRRARSSHVTRESYGVAAGQDSAAGRDPTAKQQPVVLEEKVGRNDPCPCGSGKKYKHCHGRA, encoded by the coding sequence ATGCTGAACGTCATAAAGAAGCTCTTCGGCGACAGCAACGAGCGAAAACTCCGGAAGCTGTGGCCGATCGTGGAACGGATCAACGAGGAGTTCGAGAAGCTGAAGGATCTCTCGGACGAGGAACTGCGGGCCAAGACCGATGCATTCCGGCAGCGGATCCGCGAGGCCGTCGCCGATATCGAGGCCGAGCAGGAAGCCATCCGGCGCCGCCTGCGTGGTGTGGTGGAGGTCGAGCACGTGGGCGGCAACGGCCAGGCCCCCGTGCCCGAGCGGCTGACCCCCGAGGAGCGGCAGGAGCTCTACGACCAGCTCGACGAGCTCGAAGAACAGTGGCTGGAGACGGTCGAGGACGTGCTCGAAGAGCTGCTGCCCGAGGCGTTTGCCGTCGTCAAGGAGGCCTGCCGCCGGATGGTGGGCAAGACGTGGGAGGCCGGCGGGCAGACCATCACCTGGGACATGGTGCCCTACGACGTGCAGCTCCTCGGCGGCATCGTGCTGCATCAGGGCAACATCGCCGAGATGAAGACGGGCGAGGGGAAGACGCTCGTGGCCGTGGCGCCGCTCTATCTGAATGCCCTCGTCGGGCGCGGGGCCCATCTGGTCACCGTCAACCCCTACCTGGCCGAGCGGGACGCCGAGTGGATGGGGCCCATCTACCGCTTCCTCGGCCTGACCGTCGACGTCATCGACCGCTACGAGCCGCACACCCCCGAGCGCAAGGCCGCCTACCGGGCCGACGTCACCTATGGCACCAACAACGAATTCGGCTTCGACTACCTCCGCGACAACTCGTTCGTGATCGACCCCGACCAGCTCATGCAGCGTGGGCATCACTACGCCATCGTCGACGAGGTGGACTCCGTCCTCATCGACGAGGCCCGCACGCCGCTGATCATCTCGGGGCCGGTGCCGCAGGCCGAAACGAACCGCTTCGAGGAACTCAAGCCCGCCGTCGAGAAGCTCGTCTACGCCCAGCAGCGGCTCGTCGGCAGCCTGGTCACCGAGGCGGAGCGGCTCCTCAATGAGGCCGACCGGGCCCTCGAAGCCGGCGACAACAAGCGGGCGAAGGAACTGGAGGACGACGCCGGACTGGCCCTGCTGCGGGCCTGGCGCGGCTTCCCCAAGAACAAGAAGCTCCGCAAGCTCCTGACCGAGCCCCGCTTCGAACAGCTCCGGCAGAAGACCGAGTTCTTCTACCTGCAGGACAACGCCAAGAACATGCCTTTCGTCGACGAATACCTGTATTTCGCGCTCGACGAAAAGCAACGCTCCATCGAGATGACCGAGAAGGGGCGTGAGTATGTCTCGCAGGCCGCCGGCATGGACGTGAACCTCTTCGTCCTGCCCGACGTCGGGGAGGAAGTGGCCCGCATCGAACGAACGTACGAGGAGAAGCTCCGGGCGCTCGAAGAAAGCCTGGCCGCCGACGAAAGCCTCTCTGAGGAGAAGCGGCAGAACAAGCTGGAGAACGACCGCCGCCTGCTCCGGAAGGAGATGGAGGAGGAGAAACGGCAACTCTACACGACCTACGCGGAGCGGGCCGAGCGGCTCCACGCCATCGAACAGCTCCTGCGCGCCTACACGATGTATGAGAAGGACGTCGAATACATCGTGCAGGACGGCAAGGTGATGATCGTCGACGAGCACACCGGGCGCGTACTCCCCGGCCGGCGCTATTCGGAAGGGTTGCACCAGGCCATCGAGGCCAAGGAGGGGGTCAAGGTGCAGGCCGCCACGCAGACCTACGCGACGATCACGCTGCAGAACTACTTCCGCATGTACCACAAGCTGGCCGGCATGACCGGCACGGCCGAGACCGAGGCGGAAGAGTTCTTCAAGATCTACGGGATGGACGTGGTCGTCGTGCCGACGAACAAGCCCGTCGCCCGGAAGGACCTCGACGACCTGGTCTTCCGCACGAAGCGGGAGAAATATGCGGCGGTCATCGAGAAGATCAAGGAATACCATAAGAAGGGGCAGCCGGTGCTGGTAGGCACCACCACGGTGGAGGTCTCCGAGACGCTCAGCCGGCTGCTGCAGCGCGAGGGCATCCGGCACAACGTGCTCAACGCCCGCCGGGACCGGGCCAAGGAGGAGTCGCTCATCGTCGCCGAGGCCGGGCGCAAGGGCGCCGTCACGATTGCCACCAACATGGCCGGTCGCGGCACCGACATCAAGCTGGGGCCCGGAGTGCGCGAGCTCGGCGGCCTGGCCATCATCGGCACCGAGCGTCACGAGAGCCGCCGCATCGACCTGCAGCTGCGCGGGCGCTCCGGCCGCCAGGGCGATCCCGGTGAGAGCCAGTTCTACGTCTCGCTCGACGACGACCTGATGCGCCTCTTCGGCTCCGACCGCGTTGCCCGCGTCATGGACCGGCTCAAGCTCGAAGAGGGAGCCGTCATCACCCATCCCTGGGTGAACAAGAGCATCGAGCGGGCCCAGAAAAAGGTGGAGCAGAACAACTTCGCCATCCGCAAGCGCCAGCTCGAATACGACGACGTGCTCAACGCGCAGCGGGCCGTCATCTATGACCGCCGCATGCACGCCCTCAAGGGCGAGCGCCTGCGCGGAGACCTGCAGGACATGCTCCGCGAGGTCGTCCAGCGCATCGTCGGAAAGCACTACGACGAGGGCAACCTCGACGAGATGCGCGAGGAGCTGCTGCGCACCATCGCCCTGGACTTCGAGATCGACCGGGAGGAGTTCAGCCGCCTCGGGGAAGACGGGGTCGTCGAACGGGTCTACCAGGCCGCCCTCGACTTCTACGAGCACAAGCGTAACATGCTGGCCGAGCCCTTCTACGCCAGCATGCGCCAGGTCATGGAGAGCGACCACGAAAACAAGCCCGAGCGCGTCTACGTCGACTTCACCGACGGCAAGCGCCTCATGCGGGCCGTCGTCCGGGTCGAGGACGCCCTGGCGACGCGCGGGCAGGAGATCAACGACGCCCTCGAACGCGTGGCGATGCTCTCTTTCATCGACATGTACTGGACCGAGCACCTGCGCAACCTCGACGAGCTGAAGGAAGGCATCGGCCTGCGCGCTTTCGGCCAGCGCGACCCGCTCATCGAGTACAAGATGGAGGCCTTCAAGCTCTTCACCCAGTTGATCGAGAACATCGACAACGAGATGGTCTCCTTCGTCTTCCGGGCCGGCCCGCTCGTCGACGGGCAGGCGGCCCGCCGCGGGCAGCCCACCCAGCAGCGCCGCCTCGATCCGCGCCGGGCCCGGTCCTCGCACGTCACCCGCGAGTCGTACGGCGTCGCCGCCGGGCAGGACAGTGCCGCCGGGCGCGATCCCACGGCCAAGCAGCAGCCCGTCGTCCTCGAAGAGAAGGTGGGCCGCAACGACCCGTGCCCCTGCGGCAGCGGCAAGAAGTACAAACACTGCCACGGACGGGCGTAA
- the recN gene encoding DNA repair protein RecN: MLRTLYIRDYALIEELEVEFDSGLNVITGETGAGKSILVGALKMILGERASTDVIRTGARKAVIEGVFDETDTPVLRAMLEANEIDVQPRMILRREITPSQSRAFINDTPATATLLRDVAARLIDLHGQHEHQSLLRTETHLELLDNFGGLGGLVAGYRRQYDQVARLLQERDELVRRERELRQQQELYGYQIEEIDRVAPQEGEEDALEAERRILENAEHLYEGTARLYEMLYESDAAVHDQLVVARNELQDLARIDRDFEEALEEIRSAQIIVSEVAKFLQDYNARIEFNPERLEDIRARLGELELLKRRYGGTLEAVLAYRREIGAQYELASNFEGAIARLTQQVDEAQAGLTEAARRLSSKRREVAGRIEQAIVAELARLGMPHCHFEVRFEREADPGGWIRFADRERYTAFPHGMDRVEFYLTTNLGEAPRPLVKVASGGEVSRIMLALKTILAKSDRLPILVFDEIDVGVSGAVAHKVGQSLHDLARYHQIITITHLPQIAALGDVHFVVEKHVEGGRTKTRIRRLPEEERAEAVATLLSGSEITEASLESARELIVAGRRDVQP; this comes from the coding sequence GTGCTTCGTACGCTCTACATCCGGGACTACGCACTGATCGAGGAGCTCGAGGTCGAGTTCGACAGCGGCCTCAACGTGATCACCGGCGAGACGGGGGCCGGCAAGTCGATCCTCGTCGGTGCCCTGAAGATGATCCTCGGCGAGCGGGCTTCGACGGACGTGATCCGTACCGGCGCCCGCAAGGCCGTCATCGAGGGCGTCTTCGACGAGACGGATACGCCGGTGCTGCGGGCGATGCTCGAGGCGAACGAGATCGACGTGCAGCCCCGGATGATCCTGCGCCGCGAGATCACCCCGAGCCAGAGCCGGGCTTTCATCAACGACACGCCGGCCACGGCCACGCTCCTGCGCGACGTGGCCGCCCGCCTGATCGACCTGCACGGCCAGCACGAGCACCAGTCGCTCCTGCGCACGGAGACGCACCTGGAGCTGCTCGACAACTTCGGCGGTCTGGGTGGGCTCGTGGCGGGCTACCGGCGGCAGTACGACCAGGTTGCCCGGTTACTGCAGGAACGGGACGAACTCGTCCGGCGCGAGCGGGAGCTCCGGCAACAGCAGGAACTCTACGGCTACCAGATCGAAGAGATCGACCGGGTGGCGCCGCAGGAAGGTGAGGAGGATGCCCTGGAGGCCGAGCGCCGCATCCTGGAGAACGCCGAACACCTCTACGAAGGAACGGCCCGGCTCTACGAGATGCTCTACGAGTCCGACGCCGCCGTGCACGACCAGCTCGTCGTGGCCCGGAACGAGTTGCAGGACCTGGCCCGCATCGACCGGGATTTCGAGGAAGCGCTCGAAGAGATCCGCTCGGCGCAGATCATCGTCTCGGAGGTTGCCAAGTTTCTGCAGGACTACAATGCCCGGATCGAGTTCAACCCCGAACGGCTCGAAGACATCCGGGCGCGCCTCGGCGAGCTGGAGCTGCTCAAGCGCCGCTACGGCGGGACGCTCGAGGCCGTGCTGGCTTACCGCCGCGAGATCGGGGCACAGTATGAACTGGCCAGCAACTTCGAGGGGGCTATCGCACGGCTGACGCAGCAGGTGGACGAGGCGCAGGCGGGGCTGACGGAGGCGGCGAGGCGCCTCTCGTCGAAACGGCGCGAGGTGGCCGGGCGCATCGAACAGGCCATCGTTGCCGAGCTGGCTCGCCTGGGGATGCCGCACTGCCACTTCGAGGTCCGCTTCGAGCGCGAAGCCGATCCCGGAGGCTGGATCCGTTTCGCCGACCGCGAACGCTATACCGCCTTCCCCCACGGGATGGACCGCGTCGAGTTTTACCTGACGACCAACCTGGGCGAGGCGCCGAGGCCGCTCGTGAAGGTGGCCTCCGGCGGGGAGGTCAGCCGCATCATGCTCGCACTCAAGACCATCCTGGCCAAGAGCGACCGCCTGCCCATCCTCGTCTTCGACGAGATCGACGTGGGCGTCTCCGGGGCGGTGGCGCACAAGGTCGGCCAGAGCCTGCACGACCTGGCACGCTACCACCAGATCATCACCATCACCCACCTGCCCCAGATCGCCGCCCTGGGCGACGTGCACTTCGTCGTCGAAAAGCACGTCGAGGGCGGGCGCACCAAGACCCGGATTCGCCGGCTCCCCGAAGAAGAACGGGCCGAGGCGGTGGCAACCCTGCTCAGCGGTTCCGAAATTACCGAAGCCTCGCTGGAGAGTGCCCGTGAATTGATCGTCGCCGGACGGCGGGACGTGCAACCCTGA
- a CDS encoding GAF domain-containing protein: MTHPATIATTTDRAATYEAVLARIDALLDGETDWIAAMATVACELHHAFPYYHWTGFYRAVSDDLLVIGPYQGGHGCLRIPFSKGVCGAAARERRTQLVPDVDAFPGHIACSSTTRSEIVVPVLTPAGDLLAVLDVDSDDPAAFDATDQQYLERLCARLGRRFAGTPVR; encoded by the coding sequence ATGACCCACCCCGCGACCATCGCAACCACCACGGACCGCGCCGCCACCTATGAGGCCGTGCTGGCCCGGATCGACGCCCTGCTCGACGGCGAAACCGACTGGATCGCCGCGATGGCGACGGTGGCGTGCGAGCTCCACCATGCCTTTCCGTACTACCACTGGACGGGCTTCTACCGCGCCGTCTCGGACGACCTGCTCGTGATCGGCCCCTATCAGGGCGGGCACGGATGCCTGCGTATTCCGTTCTCGAAGGGCGTCTGCGGGGCCGCCGCCCGCGAGCGCCGCACGCAGCTCGTCCCGGACGTCGACGCCTTCCCGGGCCACATCGCCTGCTCGTCGACCACCCGCTCCGAGATCGTCGTGCCGGTCCTCACGCCCGCGGGCGACCTCCTGGCCGTGCTCGACGTCGACTCGGACGATCCCGCCGCCTTCGACGCCACCGACCAGCAGTACCTCGAACGGCTCTGTGCCCGCCTCGGTCGGCGGTTCGCCGGCACGCCCGTCCGCTGA
- the fni gene encoding type 2 isopentenyl-diphosphate Delta-isomerase has product MTPRRPDKRDRKAEHLHLALDPRMQEARNFFDDYVFVHEALPEIDFAGIDTRTTFLGKPLAAPLLISSMTGGTEAAAVINRNLAAGAEQAGIALALGSQRKALEDPSQRATFEVRDLAPSVPLLANLGAVQLNYGFGVDECAEAVRMIDADALIFHLNPLQEVLQPEGQTNFTGLLDKMAAVAARLPVPVVVKEVGAGLSRATAERLAARGLRILDVAGRGGTSWARIESARADDENLGTLFGDWGLPTPEAIRQVRTVPGVTVIGSGGIRSGLDVAKAIALGADLAGIAAPFLQPALENADAVARHAARLVHELKIAMFCTGARTLAELRHAPLVRRSEIR; this is encoded by the coding sequence ATGACCCCCCGCCGACCCGACAAACGCGACCGCAAGGCCGAGCACCTCCACCTCGCACTCGATCCACGGATGCAGGAGGCGCGCAACTTCTTCGACGACTACGTCTTCGTCCACGAAGCCCTGCCGGAGATCGACTTCGCGGGGATCGACACGCGCACCACGTTCCTGGGCAAACCGCTCGCGGCGCCGCTCCTGATCTCGTCGATGACGGGCGGCACGGAGGCGGCCGCCGTGATCAACCGCAACCTGGCGGCCGGGGCCGAGCAGGCCGGCATCGCGCTGGCCCTGGGCTCGCAGCGCAAGGCCCTCGAGGACCCGTCGCAGCGCGCCACATTCGAGGTGCGCGACCTGGCGCCGTCGGTGCCCCTGCTCGCCAACCTGGGGGCCGTCCAGCTCAACTACGGCTTCGGGGTGGACGAATGCGCCGAGGCCGTCCGCATGATCGACGCCGATGCCCTCATCTTCCATCTGAACCCGCTCCAGGAGGTGCTTCAGCCCGAAGGGCAAACGAACTTCACCGGGCTGCTGGACAAGATGGCGGCGGTGGCGGCGCGCCTGCCCGTGCCGGTCGTGGTCAAGGAGGTCGGCGCCGGCCTCTCGCGGGCGACGGCCGAGCGGCTGGCGGCGCGGGGCCTGCGTATCCTCGACGTGGCCGGGCGGGGCGGCACAAGCTGGGCCCGCATCGAAAGCGCCCGCGCCGACGACGAAAACCTCGGTACCCTCTTCGGCGACTGGGGCCTCCCCACGCCCGAGGCGATCCGGCAGGTCCGCACCGTCCCCGGCGTGACCGTCATCGGCAGCGGCGGCATCCGCTCCGGCCTCGACGTCGCCAAGGCCATCGCCCTGGGCGCCGACCTGGCGGGGATCGCCGCCCCCTTCCTGCAACCCGCCCTCGAAAACGCCGACGCCGTGGCCCGGCACGCGGCCCGCCTTGTGCACGAACTCAAGATCGCTATGTTCTGCACCGGCGCCCGCACCCTGGCCGAACTGCGCCACGCCCCCCTCGTCCGGCGCTCCGAGATCCGTTGA
- a CDS encoding DUF427 domain-containing protein, whose product MKALWNGAVLAESDDTVVVEGNHYFPPESIDRAYFEPSDTRTTCPWKGVAHYYTVVVNGQRNPDAAWYYPDPKPAAAQIKDHVAFWHGVQVTE is encoded by the coding sequence ATGAAAGCCCTCTGGAACGGCGCTGTCCTGGCCGAAAGCGACGACACGGTGGTCGTCGAAGGCAACCATTACTTCCCCCCGGAATCGATCGACCGGGCCTACTTCGAACCGAGCGACACGCGGACGACGTGCCCCTGGAAAGGCGTGGCCCACTATTACACCGTGGTCGTGAACGGGCAACGCAACCCGGACGCCGCCTGGTACTACCCCGACCCGAAGCCCGCCGCCGCGCAGATCAAGGATCACGTCGCCTTCTGGCACGGCGTGCAGGTGACCGAATAA